A window of the Eleutherodactylus coqui strain aEleCoq1 chromosome 8, aEleCoq1.hap1, whole genome shotgun sequence genome harbors these coding sequences:
- the LOC136577901 gene encoding gamma-crystallin-3-like produces the protein MGKIIFYEDKNFQGRSYECNCDSVDLHSFLNRCNSIRVENGNWMIYEHPNYKGHQYFLKKGEYPDYQQWMGLNDSVKSCRLAPQHRGTYRIRVYEKEDFGGHMMEFTEDCPHVQEQFRYNDIHSCSIPEGQWIFYEEPNYRGRQYYLRPGEYRRFSEWGANSSKVGSFRRVMDLY, from the exons atggggaAG ATTATCTTTTATGAAGACAAAAACTTCCAGGGCCGCTCTTATGAGTGTAACTGTGACTCTGTTGATCTCCATTCATTCTTAAACCGCTGCAATTCCATTCGTGTGGAGAATGGAAACTGGATGATCTATGAACATCCCAACTACAAGGGACACCAGTACTTTCTAAAGAAAGGGGAATATCCAGATTATCAACAGTGGATGGGTCTCAATGACTCCGTGAAGTCCTGTCGATTGGCCCCACAA CACCGTGGCACCTACAGAATTAGGGTTTACGAGAAGGAAGATTTTGGAGGTCATATGATGGAATTCACAGAAGACTGTCCACATGTCCAAGAACAGTTCCGTTACAATGACATCCACTCCTGCAGCATTCCTGAGGGCCAGTGGATCTTTTATGAAGAACCCAACTATAGGGGACGGCAGTACTATCTGAGGCCTGGCGAGTACCGAAGATTCTCTGAATGGGGAGCAAACAGTTCCAAAGTTGGCTCCTTCAGGAGGGTTATGGATCTCTATTGA
- the LOC136577552 gene encoding gamma-crystallin-3-like isoform X1, translated as MGKIIFYEDRNFQGRSYECSSDCSELNSYFSRCNSIRVENGNWMLYEHPNYRGNQYFLKRGEYPDFSHWTSHNDSIRSCRVIPQHRGTFRIRIFEKEEFTGAMLEFTEDCPHVHEEFRHPDIHSCNVLEGHWIFFEEPNFRGHQYYLRPGEYRRFSDWGATHSRVGSFRRVQEFH; from the exons ATGGGGAAG ATCATCTTCTACGAGGACAGGAACTTCCAGGGCCGCTcatatgagtgcagctctgactGTTCTGAACTTAACTCATACTTCAGCCGCTGCAATTCCATCCGTGTAGAGAATGGAAACTGGATGCTGTATGAACACCCCAACTACAGAGGCAATCAGTACTTCCTGAAAAGAGGAGAGTATCCTGACTTTTCTCATTGGACAAGTCACAATGATTCTATTAGATCTTGTCGCGTAATTCCACAA CACCGTGGTACATTCAGAATCAGAATTTTTGAGAAAGAAGAGTTCACTGGTGCAATGTTGGAGTTTACTGAAGATTGtcctcatgtgcatgaagaatttaGACATCCTGATATACATTCCTGCAACGTTCTGGAAGGTCATTGGATCTTTTTTGAGGAGCCCAACTTCAGAGGACATCAGTATTACCTGAGACCAGGAGAGTACAGGAGGTTCAGCGATTGGGGAGCAACTCACTCTAGGGTTGGATCCTTCAGGCGCGTTCAAGAGTTCCACTGA
- the LOC136577552 gene encoding gamma-crystallin-3-like isoform X2: MGKIIFYEDRNFQGRSYECSSDCSELNSYFSRCNSIRVENGNWMLYEHPNYRGNQYFLKRGEYPDFSHWTSHNDSIRSCRVIPQVSFLIRIFEKEEFTGAMLEFTEDCPHVHEEFRHPDIHSCNVLEGHWIFFEEPNFRGHQYYLRPGEYRRFSDWGATHSRVGSFRRVQEFH; encoded by the exons ATGGGGAAG ATCATCTTCTACGAGGACAGGAACTTCCAGGGCCGCTcatatgagtgcagctctgactGTTCTGAACTTAACTCATACTTCAGCCGCTGCAATTCCATCCGTGTAGAGAATGGAAACTGGATGCTGTATGAACACCCCAACTACAGAGGCAATCAGTACTTCCTGAAAAGAGGAGAGTATCCTGACTTTTCTCATTGGACAAGTCACAATGATTCTATTAGATCTTGTCGCGTAATTCCACAAGTAAGTTTTCT AATCAGAATTTTTGAGAAAGAAGAGTTCACTGGTGCAATGTTGGAGTTTACTGAAGATTGtcctcatgtgcatgaagaatttaGACATCCTGATATACATTCCTGCAACGTTCTGGAAGGTCATTGGATCTTTTTTGAGGAGCCCAACTTCAGAGGACATCAGTATTACCTGAGACCAGGAGAGTACAGGAGGTTCAGCGATTGGGGAGCAACTCACTCTAGGGTTGGATCCTTCAGGCGCGTTCAAGAGTTCCACTGA